A genomic stretch from Desulfotignum balticum DSM 7044 includes:
- a CDS encoding TraR/DksA family transcriptional regulator: protein MKTLLPSSKNFSPSIPPFLDNETLCRFKEQLLTKQVELVRKRSEIKTKIRSLKIKHADLLDQSIHMSSIENEILYSRRCDDLIAQIEKALERIENGEFGYCELTGDPIDIRRLEVQPWATLSIKALENIEKKHDSRRF, encoded by the coding sequence ATGAAAACCTTACTGCCGTCTTCCAAAAATTTCAGTCCGTCTATCCCCCCGTTTCTCGACAATGAGACACTTTGCCGGTTCAAGGAACAATTGCTGACAAAACAGGTGGAACTGGTCCGCAAACGATCCGAGATCAAAACAAAGATCCGGAGCCTGAAAATAAAACATGCGGATCTGTTGGATCAAAGTATCCACATGAGCAGTATCGAAAATGAAATCCTTTATTCTCGACGCTGTGACGACCTCATCGCACAGATCGAAAAAGCATTGGAAAGAATCGAAAACGGTGAATTCGGATATTGCGAACTCACCGGAGACCCCATTGATATCAGACGTCTGGAAGTGCAGCCCTGGGCCACCCTGTCCATCAAAGCCCTGGAGAACATTGAAAAAAAACATGACAGCCGCCGGTTTTAA
- a CDS encoding prolipoprotein diacylglyceryl transferase family protein — protein MTELFFITGLGVLTAGALWWGFRHLPREKWQIMAVVPRHKTGQDWQGLNLTYYGVLCANAYTVAVVLFLILATSARISLFGLCVFITGVLAVCLPASRIIARVVEKKKGTLTVGGAVFAGILVSPALVLLINRVFEPVMATLLHPLILLSAVSIAYAFGEGLGRLACISFGCCYGKPLDQCPPVIQTLFSRFYLIFTGPLKKITYASGYDGQKVVPVQIITAALYTGTGLAGTLLFLNGFYRTAFLITLAVTQIWRFVSEFLRADFRGGRRITAYQIMALVTLGFAGALALGLPVDNSLPQPRLHEAVSSLWTPWMILFVQGIWAASFFHTGKSMVTGSRIVFHVEKTHI, from the coding sequence ATGACTGAATTATTTTTTATCACTGGCTTGGGCGTGTTGACAGCCGGGGCTTTATGGTGGGGGTTTCGACATCTGCCCCGGGAAAAATGGCAGATCATGGCGGTGGTGCCCCGGCACAAAACCGGACAGGATTGGCAGGGACTCAATCTCACCTATTATGGGGTGTTGTGTGCCAATGCCTATACCGTTGCCGTGGTGCTGTTTTTGATACTGGCCACCTCGGCCCGGATATCTCTGTTCGGCCTGTGTGTTTTCATTACAGGTGTTCTGGCGGTCTGCCTGCCGGCGTCCCGGATCATCGCCCGGGTGGTGGAAAAGAAAAAAGGCACGCTTACTGTGGGCGGGGCTGTGTTTGCGGGCATCCTGGTTTCCCCTGCCCTGGTGCTGCTCATCAACCGGGTCTTTGAACCGGTCATGGCAACTTTGCTGCATCCCCTGATTCTCCTGTCTGCGGTATCCATTGCCTATGCCTTCGGTGAAGGGCTGGGCCGCCTGGCCTGCATCAGTTTCGGATGCTGCTACGGCAAACCCCTGGACCAGTGTCCTCCGGTCATTCAAACTCTGTTTTCCCGGTTTTACCTGATATTCACCGGCCCCTTGAAAAAAATCACCTATGCTTCCGGATATGACGGGCAAAAGGTGGTGCCCGTGCAGATTATCACGGCTGCCCTGTACACCGGGACCGGGCTGGCCGGCACCCTCCTGTTTTTGAATGGATTTTATCGCACGGCCTTTCTGATCACCCTGGCCGTCACCCAGATATGGCGGTTTGTTTCCGAATTTCTCCGGGCGGATTTCAGAGGCGGCCGGCGCATCACGGCCTACCAGATCATGGCCCTGGTCACCCTGGGATTTGCCGGTGCCCTGGCCCTGGGGCTGCCCGTGGACAACAGTCTCCCCCAGCCCCGCCTCCACGAGGCCGTATCCTCCCTGTGGACCCCCTGGATGATTCTTTTTGTCCAGGGGATCTGGGCCGCCTCGTTTTTTCACACCGGAAAAAGCATGGTGACCGGCTCCCGCATCGTTTTTCATGTGGAGAAAACACATATTTAA